The following proteins are encoded in a genomic region of Leptospira langatensis:
- the omp85 gene encoding Omp85 family outer membrane protein encodes MRIRGFHSLVLATCFAITIAGIELKAQEGPPTPGCAKPAPRTNLPFPMDVTKQLCAKDLAIKKEGWYPTGLPLLNSDPNEGIGYGVRVYAYNNGKKVDPLFDYTPYRTRFFAQYFNTNKNAQYHQLSLDMPFIGDTQWRLRGDAFLTITPTTLYFGIGQDSMKTLNYTDRNQPGGQQYTNATYNNQANNLSYYRPGGPQDPVNFGGNTYYGIPSQPGFVVTDKMYNRYQIATPMINLSTERSFFGGTVRLVTGLKVSDNIINTFDGKKAMGYDPLFGVGYGAEVPNGKTRLTQDEEAGKIKGYHGGYVNSLRLGLVYDTRDFEPDPNSGVFLEATYEKNSKAFGSDFNFQKYFAQGKFFWSPFPKTFDKLVLASRFGAGLSDGDVPFFEYRNMWGTEGLIGGLGGLRTIRGYKQDRFVGRMMGWGNLEIRWKFAQTSIGGEHFAFNLVPFFDFGRVWDDEHKVGLQGYKYSRGIGLRIAWNQATIIMIDYAKSREDEQLFVNFSHAF; translated from the coding sequence ATGAGGATTAGAGGATTTCATTCGTTGGTATTGGCTACTTGCTTTGCCATAACCATAGCGGGAATCGAACTGAAAGCCCAAGAAGGACCTCCTACGCCAGGCTGTGCCAAGCCGGCTCCTAGAACGAATTTACCGTTCCCAATGGACGTTACAAAACAACTTTGTGCCAAAGATCTTGCCATAAAGAAAGAAGGTTGGTATCCAACTGGTTTACCTCTATTAAACTCCGACCCGAACGAAGGGATCGGTTATGGCGTGAGGGTTTACGCATACAATAACGGAAAGAAAGTAGATCCTCTTTTCGATTACACTCCGTATAGAACCCGTTTCTTCGCTCAATATTTTAATACGAATAAGAACGCTCAGTACCATCAGTTGAGTTTGGACATGCCCTTTATTGGGGATACTCAATGGCGCTTGAGAGGGGATGCTTTCCTGACCATTACCCCTACCACCCTTTATTTTGGGATCGGTCAGGATTCCATGAAGACACTGAATTATACGGATCGGAACCAACCGGGTGGCCAACAATATACGAACGCTACTTATAACAATCAGGCTAATAATCTAAGTTACTATAGACCGGGAGGTCCCCAAGATCCGGTCAATTTTGGTGGGAACACTTACTACGGAATTCCTAGCCAACCTGGTTTCGTGGTCACCGATAAGATGTACAATCGTTACCAGATAGCAACTCCAATGATCAACCTCAGTACGGAGAGATCCTTTTTCGGCGGAACGGTGCGTTTGGTGACAGGGTTGAAAGTTTCCGACAATATCATCAATACATTCGATGGCAAAAAGGCGATGGGTTACGATCCTCTCTTTGGAGTAGGATATGGAGCAGAAGTCCCGAACGGAAAAACCCGTTTGACCCAAGACGAAGAAGCGGGTAAGATCAAAGGATATCACGGAGGATACGTAAACTCTCTCCGCTTGGGCCTTGTGTATGATACTCGAGACTTCGAGCCGGATCCGAATAGCGGGGTCTTCTTAGAGGCCACGTATGAAAAGAACAGTAAAGCATTCGGCTCCGACTTTAATTTTCAGAAATACTTCGCTCAGGGAAAATTCTTCTGGAGTCCGTTCCCGAAGACATTCGACAAACTGGTGTTAGCTTCTCGATTCGGAGCGGGATTATCCGACGGAGACGTTCCCTTCTTCGAATATAGGAATATGTGGGGAACGGAAGGATTGATCGGAGGACTCGGAGGTCTTCGTACGATTCGAGGCTATAAGCAAGACCGATTCGTAGGTAGAATGATGGGTTGGGGTAACTTAGAGATCCGCTGGAAATTTGCTCAGACTTCTATTGGAGGAGAGCATTTTGCCTTCAACTTGGTTCCTTTCTTCGATTTTGGTAGGGTTTGGGATGATGAGCATAAGGTCGGACTGCAAGGATATAAATACTCCAGAGGGATAGGACTTCGTATCGCATGGAACCAGGCAACGATCATCATGATCGATTATGCTAAGTCGCGAGAGGACGAACAGCTATTCGTTAACTTCAGCCACGCGTTCTAA
- the lsa25 gene encoding surface adhesin Lsa25, with protein sequence MRIFNFIKLIVFLSLAFLGFVGCEEKIDHSRYGLASEDTSQLIAGAAFFENFTVNGDGTTTDSISGLTWKTCTQGQTFSGTASHYDCQGSAGSVTNPGTYGAKQLQYCSVNLESCNTLGIPQTLTAGSGASSEAYDSCASDGTAGGGWRVANFLELKYLSSNSRNFMILKFPNTIDDYYWSSTANEQDASGKTARAVSFSLSNFGDDESFTKITRYFVRCVR encoded by the coding sequence ATGAGAATATTCAATTTTATTAAATTAATCGTCTTTTTGTCCCTTGCGTTCCTTGGATTCGTAGGTTGCGAAGAGAAAATAGATCATAGTCGTTATGGATTAGCATCAGAAGATACAAGCCAACTGATCGCAGGAGCGGCCTTCTTCGAGAATTTCACTGTGAACGGGGATGGTACAACTACAGATAGCATCAGTGGTTTGACCTGGAAGACTTGCACACAAGGCCAAACGTTCAGCGGAACAGCGAGCCATTATGACTGCCAAGGTTCAGCGGGAAGTGTAACGAACCCCGGAACATACGGAGCGAAACAACTCCAATACTGCAGTGTGAATTTGGAGTCCTGCAATACGTTAGGAATTCCGCAGACATTAACTGCCGGCAGTGGTGCAAGCTCGGAAGCATACGATTCTTGTGCGAGTGATGGGACGGCTGGAGGCGGCTGGAGAGTAGCTAATTTCTTAGAGCTAAAGTATCTGAGCTCGAATAGCCGGAACTTCATGATCTTGAAATTCCCGAATACGATAGACGACTATTATTGGTCATCTACAGCGAACGAGCAGGATGCAAGCGGGAAGACAGCGAGAGCCGTGTCCTTCTCCCTTAGTAATTTTGGGGATGACGAGAGTTTTACTAAGATCACCCGTTACTTCGTTCGTTGCGTAAGATAA
- the nadB gene encoding L-aspartate oxidase, with protein sequence MPRIKTDFLVIGSGITGLFQALKLSSVGETVIVTKKSDYESNTNYAQGGIASVFAQGDKFEDHIKDTLESGAGLCDPEAVQILVEEGPALVKELLEFGVPFNMDPQGGFDLHREGGHGTNRIVHAHDRTGHEIEKTLLQVVKQNPNIRILEYHTVVDLITPHHLKRKGLICFGAYVLSNHTGEIIPVLAKKTIIASGGSGQVYSHTTNPKIATGDGVACAYRAGAEIRNMEFYQFHPTSLYHEKGDSFLISEAVRGNGAILLTMDGEPFMKKYHPMGDLATRDIVARAIDAEMKKSGNPHVWLDISHKPASEIKHAFPSIYAKCLELGIDITTDPIPVVPAAHFMCGGIATDLFGKTRIENLFAAGEAACTGVHGGNRLASNSLLECLVFSNRIAEEIKAHPPSFLPEHEKIPAWDKEGLVNTEEWVLISHDLSEIKNAMSNYVGIVRSNLRLERAKRRMDLIYAEVRDYYNRTIVTNPLLELRNLVLVAELIIRSALARQESRGLHYSTDYPENRTPSRHDTVLINDLVHGDLQAPL encoded by the coding sequence ATGCCAAGAATCAAAACCGATTTTTTAGTCATAGGAAGCGGTATTACCGGTCTTTTCCAGGCCTTAAAACTTTCCAGCGTCGGAGAGACGGTAATCGTCACCAAAAAGTCCGACTACGAATCCAATACGAATTATGCCCAGGGCGGGATCGCGTCCGTCTTCGCCCAAGGAGATAAATTCGAGGATCATATCAAGGACACCCTGGAATCAGGAGCAGGACTCTGTGATCCGGAAGCAGTCCAGATCCTGGTAGAAGAAGGCCCCGCCCTCGTAAAGGAACTCTTGGAATTCGGAGTTCCCTTCAATATGGACCCTCAGGGAGGATTCGACCTTCATAGAGAGGGCGGTCACGGAACAAACAGGATCGTGCATGCTCACGATCGCACCGGCCACGAGATAGAAAAAACCCTTCTGCAAGTCGTAAAGCAAAATCCGAATATTCGTATATTAGAATATCATACTGTAGTAGATCTGATCACTCCGCACCATCTGAAAAGGAAAGGATTGATCTGCTTTGGGGCATATGTTCTTTCCAATCATACGGGAGAGATCATTCCCGTTCTGGCAAAAAAGACGATCATTGCCAGCGGCGGTTCCGGACAGGTATATTCCCATACCACGAATCCTAAGATCGCGACAGGAGACGGGGTTGCCTGCGCCTATAGAGCCGGAGCAGAGATCCGTAATATGGAATTCTATCAATTCCACCCTACTTCTCTTTATCATGAGAAGGGAGATTCCTTTCTGATCTCAGAGGCAGTAAGAGGGAACGGAGCGATACTTCTTACCATGGATGGAGAACCTTTTATGAAGAAGTACCATCCTATGGGAGATCTGGCAACCCGGGATATAGTGGCACGCGCGATCGACGCAGAAATGAAAAAGTCGGGCAATCCTCATGTTTGGCTGGATATTTCCCACAAGCCTGCTTCTGAGATCAAGCACGCCTTTCCTTCTATCTATGCAAAATGTTTGGAACTAGGGATAGATATCACAACGGATCCCATCCCCGTTGTTCCCGCGGCCCACTTCATGTGCGGAGGAATAGCAACGGATCTATTCGGAAAAACTAGAATAGAGAACTTGTTCGCAGCGGGAGAAGCTGCTTGCACTGGAGTGCACGGAGGGAACCGTCTCGCCTCTAACAGTCTTTTGGAATGTTTGGTATTTTCCAATCGCATTGCGGAAGAGATCAAGGCACATCCTCCTTCTTTTTTACCGGAACACGAAAAGATCCCCGCCTGGGACAAAGAGGGCCTGGTCAATACGGAGGAATGGGTGCTTATCTCCCACGATCTTTCCGAGATCAAGAATGCAATGTCGAATTATGTGGGGATCGTCCGCTCCAATCTTCGTTTGGAAAGGGCAAAACGCAGAATGGATCTGATCTATGCGGAAGTGCGGGACTATTATAATCGCACTATAGTCACAAATCCTCTATTAGAACTTCGTAATTTAGTTTTGGTGGCAGAACTCATCATCCGCTCTGCGTTAGCAAGACAGGAAAGCAGAGGACTCCATTATTCTACGGATTATCCGGAGAATCGCACTCCTTCTCGCCATGATACTGTTTTGATCAATGATCTAGTCCACGGAGATTTGCAGGCACCTCTCTAG
- a CDS encoding S41 family peptidase translates to MRSLSLSFISVVLCTSIFFCQPSSGNSKTTADFNLKDFDSVVKTVEGNYIDKNIDKNRAYKDAAVFALLSLPHGLYLYPESYFNDREKYEESDDIFPGKTFKLSPEDKFVLFDPDYKEVEKIRDRKLKEESNKPKLSNEEVLKLVDRERVRKKVLTAKWEQTNFSKKDFDRILAYIEKNIQNYSTPPLKDPFGEEDNKEKEPFSLKDVYLAAANGYLSSLDPHSQVFLKAAWEESMAKIEDGSFEGIGAILSGGGNKEVIVENPLEGRPAVNAGVRAGDTILAVDGKSVKGMILDKVVERIKGKKGSKVALTIRRKGVSGTLVIEVIRDTIEIKNITSKLIDNYPYIGYIKLTGFVKSDPPVDREFVQHFKELEKQSAAKGSKLRALVLDLRNNPGGYLDLAIDLADMFVTNGLIVSVKSPNRSPEDSNAGKKDLTDLPVAVLINAKSASASEIVASALKHHGRGLILGERSFGKATVQKLQELRGNNAYYIKLTQSRYYSPSGNTIQVVGVKPDVDVSAEEDGSFPFHYREENMWNHLPELPSASEEKSHFDVKKLEAWVKTNGKGEKFIHEHKNDPIKPDYQLIRSIDYVEALLNSKRK, encoded by the coding sequence ATGAGATCTCTCTCTTTATCCTTTATCTCCGTTGTTTTATGTACGAGCATCTTCTTCTGCCAACCTTCTTCCGGAAACTCCAAGACTACGGCAGATTTCAATCTCAAAGATTTTGACAGTGTAGTCAAGACCGTTGAGGGAAATTACATAGATAAAAACATAGATAAAAACCGCGCCTATAAGGACGCCGCAGTCTTTGCCCTACTCTCTCTTCCTCACGGGCTCTATCTGTACCCGGAAAGTTATTTTAACGATCGGGAAAAGTACGAAGAGTCGGACGATATCTTCCCAGGTAAAACCTTCAAGCTCTCTCCTGAGGACAAATTCGTTCTATTCGATCCGGATTATAAGGAAGTCGAAAAGATCCGAGACAGAAAGCTGAAGGAAGAATCCAATAAGCCCAAGCTCTCTAACGAGGAAGTATTGAAACTAGTCGATAGAGAAAGGGTAAGAAAGAAGGTTCTCACCGCGAAATGGGAACAGACCAATTTCTCTAAGAAAGACTTCGATCGTATTCTTGCGTATATAGAAAAAAACATCCAGAACTATAGCACTCCTCCTCTCAAGGATCCGTTTGGAGAAGAGGACAATAAGGAAAAAGAACCGTTCTCGTTGAAAGACGTGTATCTCGCCGCAGCGAACGGGTATCTTTCCTCCTTGGATCCTCATAGCCAAGTCTTCTTAAAGGCAGCCTGGGAAGAATCCATGGCTAAGATCGAAGACGGAAGTTTCGAAGGGATTGGCGCTATCCTAAGCGGCGGTGGAAATAAAGAAGTCATCGTAGAAAATCCTTTAGAAGGAAGACCTGCAGTCAACGCCGGGGTCCGAGCGGGAGATACGATTCTCGCAGTGGATGGAAAATCCGTAAAAGGAATGATCCTGGACAAGGTTGTAGAAAGGATCAAAGGAAAGAAAGGCTCCAAGGTAGCACTTACCATTCGCAGAAAAGGAGTCTCCGGGACACTGGTCATCGAAGTCATTCGAGATACCATCGAGATCAAGAATATCACAAGCAAGCTGATCGATAATTATCCGTACATCGGATATATCAAGCTGACCGGATTCGTGAAATCGGATCCTCCTGTGGATCGTGAATTCGTACAACATTTCAAGGAATTGGAAAAACAGTCTGCGGCGAAAGGAAGCAAACTGAGAGCTCTCGTATTGGATCTCAGAAATAACCCGGGAGGTTATTTGGATCTAGCCATCGATCTTGCGGATATGTTCGTGACCAATGGACTCATCGTTTCGGTAAAAAGCCCGAACAGAAGTCCGGAAGATTCGAATGCTGGCAAAAAAGATCTAACCGATCTTCCTGTTGCGGTACTCATCAATGCTAAGTCCGCTTCCGCTTCCGAGATCGTAGCATCGGCTCTCAAACATCATGGCAGAGGATTGATCTTAGGGGAAAGATCCTTCGGTAAGGCCACTGTGCAAAAGTTACAGGAGCTAAGAGGGAATAACGCGTACTATATTAAGTTAACTCAATCCAGATACTATTCACCTTCCGGAAATACGATCCAAGTAGTTGGAGTAAAACCGGACGTGGACGTCTCTGCAGAAGAAGACGGCTCCTTCCCTTTCCACTATAGAGAGGAAAATATGTGGAATCACTTGCCTGAACTTCCTTCTGCTTCCGAAGAAAAAAGCCATTTCGACGTAAAGAAATTGGAAGCTTGGGTCAAGACGAACGGCAAGGGAGAGAAGTTCATCCATGAGCATAAGAACGATCCGATCAAACCGGATTACCAGCTCATTCGTTCCATCGATTACGTAGAGGCACTTTTAAACTCGAAACGTAAGTAA
- a CDS encoding pyridoxine 5'-phosphate synthase, whose protein sequence is MIHLSVNVNKVATLRNSRGGNHPDLLAISELILKAGAHGITVHPREDERHIKKQDVFDLKVFLQKYNEKNKTRIEYNIEGEPSARFLDLVLEAKPDQATLVPVTPGEITSDHGFDLKKEKTSLTEYIKKIQAAGIRVSIFMETDPENLQLVRSTGADRVEFYTGPYAHAFDESPEKGKKIFETFRLAAEFLEKEKIGINAGHDLDQYNLPLFASLPGLQEVSIGHRLMSYALEVGIQKAVEVYLQAISKAG, encoded by the coding sequence ATGATCCATCTGAGTGTGAACGTAAACAAGGTTGCTACTTTAAGAAATTCCAGGGGAGGGAATCATCCTGACCTTTTGGCCATTTCGGAACTGATCCTGAAGGCCGGTGCTCATGGGATCACGGTCCATCCCAGAGAAGATGAAAGGCATATCAAGAAGCAGGATGTGTTTGATCTAAAAGTATTCCTGCAAAAGTACAATGAAAAGAACAAAACTCGGATAGAATACAATATAGAAGGGGAACCTTCTGCAAGATTTTTGGACCTGGTTTTAGAGGCAAAACCGGACCAAGCAACGTTAGTCCCCGTTACTCCGGGAGAGATCACTTCAGATCACGGTTTCGATCTGAAAAAGGAAAAGACTAGCTTAACGGAATATATCAAAAAGATCCAAGCCGCGGGTATACGAGTTTCTATCTTTATGGAAACGGATCCGGAAAACCTGCAACTTGTGAGATCCACAGGAGCGGATCGGGTAGAATTCTATACTGGACCCTATGCCCATGCCTTCGACGAGTCTCCCGAAAAAGGAAAGAAGATCTTCGAGACCTTTCGTCTCGCTGCGGAATTCCTGGAAAAAGAAAAGATCGGGATTAACGCCGGTCATGATCTGGACCAATACAATCTGCCCCTGTTTGCTAGTTTGCCCGGCTTGCAAGAAGTCTCGATCGGACACAGACTCATGTCCTACGCTTTAGAAGTCGGGATCCAAAAAGCGGTAGAAGTCTATTTGCAGGCGATCTCGAAAGCCGGATAA
- a CDS encoding TIGR02300 family protein, with protein sequence MATAKKTAKKKAAPKSSASAKKSTPKKKVAPKKKEVATSSKSASTKKTSSGSKSSSLNPLGKKFTCHTCGTKFYDLNKEEKICPKCGADQNKRPVAKTRTRPRVEEEEFPEETNDFDAEAGFEDEDGIVEEPLEEEEEEEEEEE encoded by the coding sequence ATGGCAACAGCTAAGAAAACAGCCAAAAAAAAAGCTGCACCGAAGTCTTCTGCTTCGGCCAAAAAATCGACTCCTAAGAAAAAAGTTGCACCTAAGAAGAAAGAGGTCGCTACTTCGAGCAAGTCGGCTAGCACCAAGAAGACTTCCTCAGGCTCTAAATCTTCTTCCTTAAATCCGTTAGGCAAGAAGTTCACCTGCCATACCTGCGGAACGAAATTCTACGACCTGAATAAGGAAGAAAAGATCTGTCCTAAATGCGGAGCGGATCAGAATAAACGTCCTGTAGCCAAGACCAGGACCCGTCCAAGAGTGGAAGAAGAGGAATTTCCGGAAGAAACAAACGATTTCGATGCGGAAGCAGGCTTTGAAGATGAGGATGGCATTGTAGAAGAACCTCTCGAAGAAGAGGAAGAAGAGGAAGAGGAGGAGGAATAA
- the miaA gene encoding tRNA (adenosine(37)-N6)-dimethylallyltransferase MiaA produces the protein MPSPNPILILAAPTGAGKTALVRELDPSRFEILSFDSRQIYKELSIGTAAPTPEDVQRIPHHLVSLLSPAESVHAGMYTRLAEEAIDGVISRGRIPVLTAGTGFYLNAFLFGMFPVPTISEQIKQKVESLSMEERIEELKRLDPKALEKIFPNDNYRYGRALEVNLMGTVWSELKLEEGGGAVSSRNLKILGAYFLDLDRKELYSRIDARAKQMIEAGMAEEARRVAKEYGEDCPGLQSLGYNFALENIKGTSNLETFFGNLSQSHRNYAKRQITWFRKQKFLEPIHPKEAYDKIKKI, from the coding sequence ATTCCTTCTCCAAATCCCATACTCATTCTTGCGGCTCCGACCGGAGCCGGAAAAACAGCCCTTGTTCGGGAGCTGGATCCTTCTCGTTTTGAAATCCTCTCTTTTGATTCCCGCCAGATCTATAAAGAACTCAGCATAGGAACGGCTGCTCCGACCCCGGAAGACGTCCAAAGAATTCCCCACCATCTCGTATCCTTGCTCTCTCCTGCCGAATCCGTGCATGCAGGAATGTACACTCGTCTAGCAGAAGAGGCGATAGACGGGGTCATTTCCAGAGGAAGGATCCCCGTTTTAACTGCGGGGACCGGTTTCTATCTGAACGCTTTCCTATTCGGAATGTTCCCTGTGCCAACGATCAGTGAACAGATCAAACAGAAGGTAGAGTCCCTTTCTATGGAAGAAAGGATCGAGGAACTGAAACGGCTGGATCCGAAGGCCTTGGAAAAGATCTTTCCTAACGACAATTATAGGTATGGACGGGCCTTGGAAGTGAATCTAATGGGAACCGTTTGGTCCGAATTGAAATTGGAAGAAGGGGGAGGAGCCGTCTCTTCCCGGAACCTGAAAATCCTGGGAGCGTACTTTTTGGACCTGGATCGAAAGGAATTGTACTCTCGGATCGATGCAAGAGCTAAGCAAATGATAGAGGCCGGGATGGCCGAAGAAGCTAGAAGGGTGGCGAAAGAATACGGGGAAGATTGTCCCGGCCTTCAGTCACTAGGTTATAATTTCGCGCTTGAAAATATTAAAGGAACGTCCAATCTTGAGACATTCTTTGGGAATCTAAGCCAATCCCATCGGAATTACGCCAAACGTCAGATCACTTGGTTCCGAAAGCAGAAGTTTTTGGAACCGATCCATCCGAAAGAGGCGTACGATAAGATTAAAAAAATATAA
- the hfq gene encoding RNA chaperone Hfq encodes MSAKNNIQDQLLNTARKEKLELTIYLLNGVPLKGKVVSFDNFTIVLEQENKQSLVYKHAISTIIPSKVIKLYTEEAAKEAPSA; translated from the coding sequence ATGTCTGCTAAAAATAATATACAGGACCAACTACTCAATACGGCTAGAAAAGAAAAATTGGAATTGACCATCTATCTTTTAAACGGAGTCCCTTTAAAAGGTAAAGTAGTCAGCTTTGATAATTTCACAATCGTCTTAGAGCAAGAAAACAAACAGAGTCTTGTCTATAAGCACGCGATCTCTACGATCATTCCTTCCAAAGTAATCAAACTTTATACAGAAGAAGCGGCTAAAGAAGCTCCTTCCGCCTAA
- a CDS encoding mannose-1-phosphate guanylyltransferase — translation MSQEKPVVLIMAGGKGERFWPRSRVSTPKQLQKVYSKNTLLKETLNRAYTITSPDRVFIGTNATLKKAILAQERNFPENNFIIEPEGKNTAPIIALASLYFQEKFGDPVQVVLSADAWVNSEKEFAKTIQKALTETKEHLVLLGIKPNRPEVGYGYIAAGKPTQKGFEVKSFFEKPDVKTAMKYIKKSNIYWNPGIFLWRTSLILEEFSAYSPKILKPLKDRFPFKKMGDLGEAFKLLPSEPVDIAIMEKSARIRMVEASFSWDDVGSWLSLERVLPGDSQGNRHIGKEILFYKSGNNVTQTRKEFTALLGVNDIVVVEEEDVLFIASKEGVGDIKSMVAEIRKNKGLQKYTE, via the coding sequence ATGAGCCAAGAGAAACCAGTAGTACTGATCATGGCGGGAGGAAAGGGAGAAAGATTCTGGCCTAGATCCAGGGTCTCCACTCCCAAACAACTCCAGAAAGTGTATTCTAAGAATACGCTTTTAAAAGAGACTTTGAATCGTGCATATACGATCACGAGTCCGGACAGAGTGTTCATCGGAACGAATGCTACTCTGAAAAAAGCGATCCTCGCGCAAGAGAGGAATTTTCCGGAGAACAACTTCATCATAGAACCGGAAGGAAAGAATACGGCTCCGATCATCGCGTTAGCTTCTCTTTATTTTCAAGAGAAGTTTGGGGATCCAGTGCAAGTGGTCCTTTCTGCAGATGCATGGGTGAATTCGGAGAAGGAATTCGCAAAGACCATCCAGAAGGCACTTACCGAAACCAAGGAACATCTCGTACTTTTAGGGATCAAACCCAATCGTCCGGAAGTAGGTTACGGCTATATCGCGGCAGGCAAACCGACTCAAAAAGGTTTCGAAGTGAAGTCCTTCTTCGAGAAGCCGGACGTGAAGACCGCGATGAAGTATATTAAGAAATCCAATATCTATTGGAACCCGGGGATATTTCTCTGGAGAACCAGTTTGATCCTGGAAGAGTTCTCGGCTTATTCCCCTAAGATACTCAAACCGTTAAAGGACAGATTCCCATTCAAGAAGATGGGGGATCTGGGAGAAGCGTTCAAACTTCTTCCTTCCGAACCGGTAGATATCGCCATCATGGAAAAGAGCGCACGCATCCGAATGGTAGAGGCTAGCTTCTCTTGGGATGATGTAGGCTCTTGGTTGTCCTTGGAGAGAGTCCTTCCTGGGGATTCCCAAGGGAACCGCCATATAGGTAAGGAAATTCTATTTTATAAATCCGGAAACAACGTCACTCAGACTCGAAAGGAATTCACCGCTCTGTTAGGAGTCAACGATATCGTCGTAGTCGAAGAAGAAGACGTGCTCTTTATCGCTTCTAAAGAAGGAGTAGGTGATATCAAGAGTATGGTTGCCGAGATACGTAAAAATAAAGGTTTACAAAAGTACACCGAATAA
- a CDS encoding chemotaxis protein CheW — MSAEIEHQYILFSLGDEEYALPIVLVDEIIKISNLVKVPRSKNFFAGIMDIRGKVVKMVDLGVKLNIPHTHDQGYDRAIVVKIGGESVGIIVDKVANVALFPPESVNPPPPSIKGISSRYITGVGKKDDRFIILIDIEKILGSEELAELGSAAK; from the coding sequence ATGTCCGCCGAAATAGAACACCAATACATTCTCTTCAGTTTGGGGGATGAGGAATACGCTCTTCCCATCGTGCTGGTGGACGAGATCATTAAGATCAGCAACCTGGTCAAGGTCCCTCGTTCCAAAAACTTCTTCGCAGGGATCATGGATATCCGTGGCAAGGTTGTGAAGATGGTGGACCTAGGCGTGAAGCTGAATATTCCTCATACCCATGACCAAGGTTACGATAGAGCGATCGTGGTCAAGATAGGCGGAGAATCCGTTGGCATCATAGTAGACAAGGTGGCTAACGTGGCTCTCTTTCCTCCGGAAAGTGTGAATCCTCCTCCTCCTTCTATCAAAGGGATTTCTTCCCGCTATATAACGGGTGTGGGAAAGAAAGACGATCGATTCATCATACTCATCGATATAGAGAAGATTCTAGGTTCGGAAGAACTTGCGGAGTTGGGTAGCGCGGCAAAATGA
- a CDS encoding LIC_12238 family plasminogen-binding lipoprotein, with amino-acid sequence MKIRFFYFIIFYCILFLSSCLGMTGEFGWAVLDESKLGSLEKKFGNVQEFTLTREKLVFPSDKTLVYLYKFSKMPNPEAEIYVSLSRFQVGFNEIEVKRKRPDTSTSSITGSFQELVPGKYLMKISYEGDVIDNVEFKVIEPEPQEEEKEQTADDIEKYTKAKKN; translated from the coding sequence TTGAAGATCCGGTTTTTCTATTTCATCATTTTCTACTGCATTTTATTTTTAAGTTCCTGTCTAGGAATGACAGGAGAATTCGGCTGGGCGGTGTTAGACGAATCCAAGTTAGGTTCTTTGGAGAAGAAGTTCGGGAATGTGCAAGAATTCACACTCACCAGAGAGAAGTTGGTATTCCCTTCCGACAAGACCCTGGTGTACTTATACAAATTCTCTAAGATGCCGAATCCGGAAGCGGAGATCTACGTAAGTCTTAGTAGGTTCCAAGTGGGATTCAATGAAATAGAGGTAAAACGCAAACGCCCGGACACGTCCACTTCTAGTATCACAGGTAGCTTCCAGGAATTAGTTCCCGGCAAGTATCTAATGAAGATCTCCTACGAAGGAGATGTGATAGACAATGTGGAATTCAAGGTGATAGAGCCGGAGCCACAGGAAGAAGAAAAAGAGCAGACCGCCGACGATATAGAAAAATATACCAAGGCAAAGAAGAATTAG
- a CDS encoding CBS domain-containing protein, with translation MLVKDVLDKKDRKILSVEPQTTVWEAIRFMTKYDIGSVIVLNGGKLAGIFTERDLLHFASTDRDGVFDKTVGDVMSTQLTTMQPTDQVDDVLEVMLKKRIRHMPILDGNRLVGIISIGDAVKAKIAKTEEENKNLKNYIYSESGLI, from the coding sequence ATGCTCGTAAAAGACGTCTTGGATAAGAAGGACCGTAAAATCCTTTCGGTGGAGCCTCAGACCACCGTTTGGGAAGCGATCCGATTTATGACCAAGTATGATATAGGTTCCGTAATCGTGCTGAATGGGGGGAAACTCGCGGGCATCTTTACGGAGAGGGATTTGCTGCATTTTGCTTCGACCGATAGGGATGGTGTATTCGATAAGACCGTGGGAGATGTGATGTCCACTCAATTGACTACCATGCAGCCTACCGACCAAGTGGATGATGTTCTGGAAGTTATGCTCAAAAAAAGAATTCGGCATATGCCGATCTTGGATGGGAACAGATTGGTAGGCATTATTTCTATCGGAGATGCAGTAAAAGCGAAGATTGCAAAAACGGAAGAAGAGAATAAAAACTTAAAGAATTATATATACAGCGAATCCGGACTCATTTGA